Proteins encoded together in one uncultured Desulfosarcina sp. window:
- a CDS encoding efflux RND transporter periplasmic adaptor subunit, with amino-acid sequence MTNRSRQARAGWLVIAVLLIFNLAGCKTEKSEATLTTLPETVPVMVKPVTRISTNRTIAVSGTLEADQTSPLGFLVSGKVDRLLVDEGSQVIKGDLLATLEADDYRNNLAIAEAALSLAQDNYERYEPLYKEGAFAEKNFIELKTGLYKARATRNIARKALSDTTLKAPIPGTIGVKGIEIGQMVSPQIVAFTIVKSDVIYARVSVPESEVDQVTLGQQAGVQIAALDGQTFTGKVTMIAPVADARSRTYDVKIELANPDYLLRPGMIVRAGIVTDRAVDMLTVPGSAIVRDADNLTYVFVADSKQKLAQRKRVEPGTAIRKEIEIKSGLTAEDAVIVAGQHKLVDGCPITLMDATAPDVTE; translated from the coding sequence ATGACAAATCGTTCAAGGCAGGCCCGGGCCGGCTGGCTGGTTATCGCCGTGCTCCTGATTTTCAACCTGGCGGGCTGCAAAACCGAAAAATCGGAGGCAACCCTTACAACGCTACCCGAAACGGTCCCCGTGATGGTCAAGCCGGTCACTAGGATTTCGACCAACCGGACGATAGCGGTCAGCGGAACGCTCGAAGCCGACCAGACATCGCCGCTCGGTTTTCTGGTGTCGGGCAAGGTCGACCGCCTTCTGGTGGACGAAGGCAGCCAGGTAATAAAAGGAGATTTGCTGGCCACCCTGGAAGCCGACGATTACCGCAACAACCTCGCCATCGCCGAGGCTGCGCTGTCCCTGGCCCAGGACAATTACGAAAGATACGAACCCCTTTACAAGGAAGGGGCCTTCGCGGAAAAGAATTTCATCGAATTAAAAACCGGCCTGTACAAGGCCCGGGCCACGCGCAACATTGCCCGCAAGGCCCTTTCCGATACGACCCTGAAGGCGCCCATCCCCGGTACGATCGGTGTCAAGGGCATCGAGATCGGACAAATGGTTTCGCCCCAGATCGTTGCCTTTACCATCGTTAAGTCCGACGTGATTTACGCCCGCGTGTCGGTTCCCGAATCGGAAGTCGATCAGGTGACCCTGGGCCAGCAGGCCGGCGTCCAAATTGCGGCCCTTGACGGGCAGACCTTTACCGGCAAGGTCACGATGATCGCGCCGGTGGCCGATGCCCGCAGCCGGACCTATGACGTCAAAATCGAACTGGCCAACCCGGATTACCTGCTGCGACCGGGTATGATCGTCCGGGCTGGCATCGTGACCGACAGGGCCGTGGACATGCTCACCGTTCCGGGCAGCGCTATAGTGCGCGACGCCGACAACCTCACCTATGTCTTCGTGGCCGATTCCAAGCAAAAACTGGCCCAGCGCAAACGCGTGGAACCCGGCACGGCAATCCGCAAGGAGATCGAAATCAAAAGCGGGCTGACTGCCGAGGACGCTGTGATCGTTGCCGGCCAGCACAAGCTTGTGGATGGGTGCCCCATTACGCTCATGGACGCCACAGCCCCGGACGTAACCGAATGA
- a CDS encoding DUF3861 domain-containing protein, with protein MAQHKYRITVESMTVADNGDSTNAKNFQFEVENHDDILQVVERLQGRGDFDPGTAAAFGLGLKLFGEVMLKNKDNSLFSSLQPHFGQFMRTLKKDDCAS; from the coding sequence ATGGCACAACATAAATACCGAATCACCGTGGAATCCATGACGGTTGCGGACAACGGCGATTCGACAAACGCGAAAAACTTCCAATTCGAGGTCGAGAATCACGACGACATCCTCCAAGTGGTCGAGCGTCTGCAAGGGCGGGGAGACTTCGACCCGGGCACCGCCGCGGCCTTTGGCCTCGGTTTGAAGCTCTTCGGCGAAGTGATGCTGAAAAATAAGGATAATTCCCTGTTTTCATCCCTGCAACCCCACTTCGGGCAGTTCATGCGGACACTTAAGAAAGATGACTGTGCATCCTGA
- a CDS encoding sigma 54-interacting transcriptional regulator — MTDDMTFFHQATMKICGSLDIDKVVRECAGYLGTYIPLEGVMMSTYEPEKGAIQILALATAIETAPWDKPIYLPSEVQSIPLNLQQGACLSRQSEAHPIAHEIGQALGVAPFSQIVLHLEMDEKKLGVVLIFSTEEDAFADEHVRLMGLLHDPFAVAMANVLRHRELLRLKDLLADDNRYFQQELRYLSGDEIVGARYGLKNVMEMVRQVAPLNSHVMLTGETGVGKEVIANAIHYTSPRRDGPLVKVNCGAFAENLLDSELFGHEKGAFTGAIRAKRGRFERAHGGTLFLDEVGELPAAAQVRLLRVLQDGIIERVGGTEPIQVDVRIVAATHRDLAEMVKDGRFREDLWFRLNVFPIPIPPLRQRRSDIPALVHHFIERKLRAFNLAEHPVLAPGAMERLTAYAWPGNVRELENMVERALIRHQSQGENRPLRFDDLTEDRSSVGTQAVAVATADRPLTLDEAMRRHIEAVLRSTNGQIQGENGAAAILGIHPSTLRSRMNKLGVIYGRATKH; from the coding sequence ATGACCGATGACATGACGTTTTTCCATCAGGCCACAATGAAGATTTGCGGCAGCCTGGATATCGACAAGGTAGTGCGGGAATGTGCCGGCTACCTTGGCACCTATATCCCCCTGGAGGGTGTCATGATGAGCACCTATGAGCCGGAAAAGGGGGCGATTCAGATTCTCGCGTTGGCCACGGCCATCGAAACGGCGCCATGGGACAAACCGATTTACCTCCCTTCCGAGGTCCAATCGATCCCACTGAACCTCCAGCAGGGGGCTTGTCTGTCCCGCCAATCGGAAGCGCATCCCATCGCCCATGAGATCGGCCAGGCATTGGGCGTCGCCCCCTTTTCCCAAATTGTGCTGCATCTTGAGATGGACGAAAAGAAACTGGGTGTGGTGCTGATTTTTTCGACGGAAGAGGATGCATTTGCCGACGAACATGTGCGACTGATGGGGTTGCTCCACGATCCCTTTGCCGTAGCCATGGCCAATGTCCTCCGGCACCGGGAACTTCTGCGGCTCAAAGACCTTTTGGCCGATGACAACCGCTATTTCCAGCAGGAGCTGCGCTATCTTTCCGGCGACGAGATCGTCGGCGCCCGGTATGGGTTGAAAAATGTCATGGAGATGGTCCGCCAGGTGGCGCCGCTTAACAGCCATGTCATGCTCACCGGGGAGACCGGCGTGGGCAAGGAGGTCATCGCCAATGCTATCCACTACACCTCACCTCGCCGGGACGGTCCGCTGGTCAAGGTCAATTGCGGCGCCTTTGCCGAGAACCTGCTTGACAGCGAGCTTTTCGGCCACGAAAAGGGCGCCTTTACCGGCGCTATCCGCGCTAAACGGGGGCGTTTCGAACGTGCTCACGGTGGCACCCTTTTTCTGGATGAAGTCGGCGAGTTGCCCGCCGCGGCCCAGGTGCGGCTCCTGCGGGTGCTTCAGGACGGGATCATCGAGCGGGTCGGCGGGACGGAGCCCATTCAGGTGGATGTGCGCATCGTCGCGGCCACGCACCGCGACCTGGCCGAGATGGTCAAAGACGGCCGGTTCCGGGAAGATCTGTGGTTCCGCCTGAATGTTTTTCCCATTCCCATCCCGCCCTTGCGCCAGCGCCGGTCCGACATCCCGGCCCTGGTCCACCATTTCATCGAACGCAAGCTGAGGGCGTTCAATCTTGCCGAGCACCCGGTGCTGGCACCAGGCGCCATGGAGCGCCTTACCGCCTATGCGTGGCCGGGAAACGTGCGGGAACTGGAAAACATGGTGGAGCGGGCCCTGATCCGTCATCAGAGCCAGGGCGAAAACCGCCCTTTACGCTTCGATGACCTGACCGAGGATCGATCGTCTGTCGGCACCCAGGCGGTTGCGGTCGCAACCGCCGATCGTCCGCTCACTCTCGACGAGGCCATGCGCCGGCACATCGAGGCCGTCCTTCGGTCGACCAACGGCCAGATTCAGGGGGAAAACGGCGCCGCCGCCATTCTGGGCATCCATCCCAGCACCCTTCGAAGCCGCATGAACAAGTTAGGCGTGATCTACGGGCGTGCAACGAAGCATTGA
- a CDS encoding MFS transporter, which translates to MNNANNTDPARTSPAATLFVVSAVQFLAPFMMSAVGVALPTIGRFYGASAFSLGLVEMVYILAVTLFLLPMGRLADIVGRKKIFIAGVALFTIATAMLPFAPTIETFIAFRFLQGIGSSCNISTSIAILSAVFPQKTRGRAMGVIVACVYLGLSAGPTLAGLMITYLGWQWIFFVAVPIALCALSLAAIRLKGEWKGAEGKAFDGIGSVIYMISLFCLIVGISHLKEGTWALVSMATGMAGLIGFAVFEFNHRSPILDMRLLLGNRTLAFSNIATWINYAASFGLTFFFSLYLQVVKGLSPQATGLLLIVQPLIQAVLSPVAGILADRRSPSKMATLGMATCALGLGIAAFIGQDSQVPHVILVMVVMGIGFAAFASPNMATIMGSVEPRHYGIASSLVATMRSVGMLTAMTIITVLLGMFMGDAEVSAATIPGFLQTMHTGFVAFAVMNLVGIGFSMARVS; encoded by the coding sequence ATGAACAACGCAAATAACACAGACCCGGCTCGGACCTCTCCGGCAGCCACGCTGTTCGTCGTATCGGCCGTCCAGTTTCTGGCGCCCTTCATGATGTCCGCCGTAGGGGTGGCCCTTCCCACCATCGGCCGTTTTTATGGCGCCAGCGCCTTTTCTTTAGGGCTTGTCGAAATGGTCTACATTCTTGCCGTAACGCTTTTTCTTCTGCCCATGGGCCGCCTGGCCGACATTGTCGGAAGGAAAAAAATATTTATTGCCGGCGTGGCCCTATTTACCATTGCCACGGCCATGCTGCCCTTTGCCCCGACCATCGAAACGTTTATCGCCTTCCGGTTTTTGCAGGGGATCGGGTCTTCCTGCAACATATCCACATCCATTGCGATTTTGTCCGCCGTGTTTCCCCAAAAGACGCGGGGCAGGGCCATGGGGGTGATTGTCGCCTGCGTTTATCTCGGGTTGTCCGCCGGCCCCACCCTGGCAGGACTGATGATCACCTACCTGGGATGGCAGTGGATCTTTTTCGTGGCCGTGCCCATTGCCCTTTGCGCGTTGTCCCTGGCGGCAATCCGCCTCAAAGGCGAATGGAAGGGGGCCGAAGGCAAAGCCTTTGACGGCATCGGCAGCGTCATCTACATGATTTCCCTGTTCTGCCTGATTGTGGGGATTTCCCATTTAAAGGAAGGGACCTGGGCGCTCGTCTCGATGGCAACGGGAATGGCCGGCTTGATCGGTTTTGCCGTTTTCGAATTCAATCACCGCTCGCCCATTCTGGACATGCGCCTGCTTCTGGGCAACCGGACCCTGGCTTTCAGCAATATTGCCACCTGGATCAATTATGCGGCGTCTTTCGGGCTGACCTTTTTCTTTTCATTATACTTGCAGGTGGTCAAGGGGCTGTCTCCCCAGGCCACGGGGCTGCTGCTCATTGTTCAGCCCTTGATTCAGGCGGTTTTGTCACCAGTGGCCGGCATCCTGGCAGACAGACGCTCTCCTTCCAAAATGGCCACCCTGGGTATGGCAACCTGTGCGTTGGGTTTAGGAATCGCTGCATTTATCGGGCAGGACTCCCAGGTTCCCCATGTTATTCTGGTCATGGTTGTGATGGGCATCGGGTTCGCGGCCTTTGCAAGCCCCAACATGGCCACCATCATGGGGTCCGTGGAGCCTCGACACTACGGCATCGCATCCAGCCTGGTGGCCACCATGCGCAGTGTCGGGATGCTGACCGCCATGACCATCATTACGGTTCTTTTAGGGATGTTCATGGGAGATGCCGAAGTGAGCGCGGCCACCATCCCGGGATTCCTTCAGACCATGCATACAGGATTTGTGGCCTTTGCCGTTATGAATCTTGTGGGGATTGGCTTCTCCATGGCACGGGTTTCCTGA
- a CDS encoding MarR family transcriptional regulator — MNQNRAASLGYRFGMLSRLNTFFLNNQLKPLGLSAGQVSCLAEILHRDIPVTQDEISAAMAIDPAATARTVELLVKKGLAARVVNPENRRQNLVSATPAAKKIAGAFFDALKNAENNFDVDMTVEERRVLIELMDRMIASAKRRKHEQRK, encoded by the coding sequence ATGAACCAGAATCGTGCCGCATCGCTCGGATACCGTTTCGGAATGCTGTCCCGGCTGAATACGTTTTTTCTGAACAATCAATTGAAACCCCTGGGGCTCAGCGCCGGCCAGGTATCGTGTCTGGCCGAAATCCTTCACAGGGATATTCCCGTGACCCAGGACGAGATATCCGCCGCCATGGCCATCGATCCGGCCGCAACCGCCCGGACAGTCGAACTTCTGGTGAAAAAGGGGTTGGCGGCCAGGGTGGTGAATCCTGAAAACCGCAGGCAAAATCTGGTTTCGGCCACACCTGCCGCAAAGAAAATCGCCGGCGCCTTTTTTGACGCCCTGAAAAATGCCGAAAACAATTTCGACGTGGACATGACCGTAGAAGAGCGCCGGGTCCTCATCGAACTCATGGATCGGATGATCGCCAGTGCAAAGAGAAGAAAACATGAACAACGCAAATAA
- a CDS encoding fumarate hydratase yields the protein MVEFNYSELLPLGKDDTPYRLLTTEHVSTARFEGQTVLKVAPEGLEMLAQAAFRDVSHLLRPAHLAKVRAILDDPESSENDRYVALEMLKNAVISAEMEFPMCQDTGTGIVMGKKGQQVWTGGGDEKALARGVFNAYTQNNLRYSQNAPLSMYEEKNTGCNLPAQVEIYATEGDAYKFLFIAKGGGSANKTYLFQETKAVLNPGTLVDFLTAKMKTLGTAACPPYHLAFVIGGTSAEYNLKTVKLASAAYLDTLPTGGSESGHGFRDLELEKELLERARGLGLGAQFGGRHFCLDVRVVRLPRHGASCPIGMGVSCSADRNIKAKITAEGIFLEQLETDPAKYLPEPAGEANDAVAIDLNRPMDDIRAILTQYPVATRLKLSGKIIVGRDIAHAKLKERLDSGQGLPQYLKDHIIYYAGPAKTPKGYASGSFGPTTAGRMDSYVPIFQAEGASMVMLAKGNRSQVVTDACKKFGGFYLGSIGGPAARLGKECITSVEVLEYPELGMEAIYMITVKDFPAFILVDDKGNDFFQGLL from the coding sequence ATGGTCGAATTCAACTACTCGGAACTGCTGCCTTTGGGCAAAGACGATACCCCCTACCGGCTGCTTACCACCGAGCATGTCTCTACGGCCCGATTCGAGGGGCAGACCGTCCTCAAGGTTGCACCCGAGGGGCTGGAAATGCTGGCCCAAGCTGCTTTCAGGGATGTCTCCCACCTGCTGCGCCCCGCTCATCTGGCTAAAGTCAGAGCCATCCTCGACGATCCGGAAAGCTCCGAAAACGACCGCTACGTGGCCCTGGAAATGCTCAAGAACGCCGTCATTTCCGCCGAGATGGAATTCCCCATGTGTCAGGACACCGGCACGGGCATCGTCATGGGCAAGAAGGGACAGCAGGTGTGGACCGGCGGCGGGGACGAGAAGGCCCTTGCCAGGGGCGTGTTCAATGCGTACACCCAGAACAACCTGCGCTATTCCCAGAATGCGCCGCTCTCCATGTACGAGGAGAAGAACACCGGCTGCAACCTGCCGGCCCAGGTGGAGATCTACGCCACGGAAGGGGACGCCTACAAATTTCTCTTCATCGCGAAAGGCGGCGGATCGGCCAACAAGACCTACCTGTTCCAGGAGACCAAGGCTGTTCTCAATCCGGGCACCCTGGTCGATTTTCTCACCGCCAAGATGAAAACCCTGGGCACGGCGGCCTGCCCCCCCTACCACCTGGCTTTTGTCATCGGCGGGACCTCGGCGGAATACAATCTGAAAACGGTGAAACTGGCTTCGGCCGCCTACCTGGACACTCTGCCCACCGGCGGCAGCGAGAGCGGCCACGGGTTCAGGGATCTCGAACTGGAAAAAGAGCTGCTGGAACGTGCCCGCGGATTGGGTCTGGGCGCCCAGTTTGGAGGACGGCACTTCTGCCTCGACGTGCGTGTCGTGCGTCTGCCGCGCCATGGGGCTTCGTGTCCCATCGGCATGGGCGTCAGTTGCAGCGCGGACCGCAACATCAAGGCCAAGATTACGGCCGAGGGCATCTTTCTGGAACAACTGGAAACCGATCCGGCCAAGTACCTGCCCGAACCTGCCGGGGAAGCAAATGACGCCGTGGCCATCGATCTGAACCGGCCCATGGACGATATCCGGGCCATTCTCACCCAGTATCCGGTAGCCACCCGCCTGAAGCTCTCCGGCAAGATCATCGTGGGCCGCGACATCGCTCACGCCAAACTCAAAGAGCGTCTGGACAGCGGCCAGGGCCTGCCCCAGTACCTGAAGGATCATATCATTTACTACGCCGGACCGGCCAAAACCCCAAAAGGGTATGCCTCGGGTTCCTTCGGCCCGACAACGGCCGGCCGCATGGATTCCTACGTGCCGATCTTCCAGGCCGAAGGAGCCTCCATGGTCATGCTGGCCAAGGGCAACCGCAGCCAGGTCGTAACCGATGCATGCAAAAAATTCGGCGGGTTTTACCTGGGCTCCATCGGAGGGCCGGCCGCCCGTCTGGGCAAGGAGTGCATCACCTCGGTGGAGGTGCTGGAGTACCCCGAGCTGGGTATGGAGGCCATCTACATGATCACGGTCAAGGATTTTCCGGCCTTCATTCTGGTGGATGACAAGGGAAACGACTTTTTCCAGGGATTGCTGTAA
- a CDS encoding acetate--CoA ligase family protein, with product MEGLDALFNPESVAVVGASSTPGKVGHDIFVNILKGGYKGTLYPVNPRAKSIASVRAYADIQDIPDSIELAIIILPPRLAEPAIKQAIEKGVKAIVIVSAGFKEVGGEGLEIEKRIVAMCREAGVRVVGPNCLGVINPNADVRLNASFSSRMPKAGNISFISQSGALCTAVLDFAADKEFGFSKFVSIGNKADVDELDLLRYFHADPETEVIMLYIEELQRGPEFIQAVKEITGGDRPTPVLAIKSGRTSAGAKAAASHTGSLAGSEAVYDALFTQSGIIRVESINELFDFGTAFAYKNESALGKMRRKVPLGNRLAIVTNAGGPGIVATDMTITSGLELATFSEETVDVLKSHLPETANFNNPVDVIGDAAQDRYENALWAVIRDEGVDGALVILTPQSMTNAIGTAEAIVRIAQRSHKPILCCFMGIIDVSAGVKYLQEHGVPVYRFPESAAKTFGALYRYSRWLNRQQLAPFPVKHDKEKARAIIAEAVEKGQTYMGEIGGTELLKCYGFNVLPTVLADSAEQAGTAAEEMGYPVVMKIVSPQIIHKSDAGGVMVGLNSREEAVEAFTTIVDNARKYSPDAEITGVLVQKLAPQGKEVILGMSRYPIFGPLIMFGFGGVFVEVFKDVAFRLAPLTRNGARNMVRSIRANKLLSGYRGAPKADIATIERMLVNLSDLVLDHPEIKELDINPLLVHPEGEGVTVADCRLILEEK from the coding sequence ATGGAAGGTCTGGATGCATTGTTCAACCCGGAGTCCGTGGCCGTAGTCGGCGCCTCGAGCACTCCGGGGAAAGTCGGGCACGATATTTTTGTTAACATTCTAAAGGGCGGATACAAAGGCACGCTTTACCCGGTCAACCCGAGAGCAAAATCCATCGCCAGCGTTCGCGCCTATGCGGATATTCAGGACATCCCGGATTCCATCGAACTGGCCATCATCATCCTGCCCCCGCGGTTGGCGGAGCCCGCCATCAAGCAGGCCATCGAAAAAGGCGTCAAGGCCATCGTCATCGTTTCGGCGGGTTTCAAGGAAGTCGGCGGCGAGGGGCTGGAGATCGAAAAGCGCATCGTGGCCATGTGCCGCGAAGCCGGCGTACGGGTGGTCGGACCCAACTGCCTGGGGGTCATCAACCCCAATGCCGATGTGCGGCTCAACGCCAGTTTTTCCAGCCGGATGCCAAAGGCCGGCAACATCTCCTTCATTTCCCAAAGCGGCGCCTTGTGCACCGCGGTGCTGGATTTCGCGGCGGACAAGGAATTCGGATTCTCCAAGTTCGTTTCCATCGGCAACAAGGCCGACGTGGACGAACTCGACCTGCTGCGCTATTTCCACGCCGATCCGGAAACCGAAGTGATCATGCTCTATATCGAAGAACTGCAGCGCGGTCCGGAATTCATCCAGGCCGTCAAGGAGATTACCGGGGGCGATCGGCCCACGCCGGTTCTGGCCATCAAATCCGGGCGTACCAGCGCCGGCGCCAAGGCCGCTGCCTCGCATACGGGATCTCTGGCCGGCAGCGAAGCGGTGTACGATGCCCTTTTCACCCAAAGCGGCATCATCCGGGTGGAGTCCATCAACGAACTGTTCGATTTCGGGACCGCCTTTGCCTATAAAAACGAGAGCGCCCTGGGAAAAATGCGGCGCAAGGTGCCTTTGGGCAACCGGCTGGCCATCGTCACCAACGCCGGCGGACCGGGGATCGTGGCCACGGACATGACCATCACCTCCGGTCTGGAACTGGCCACGTTCAGCGAGGAAACCGTCGATGTCCTGAAAAGCCATCTGCCGGAGACCGCCAACTTCAACAACCCGGTGGACGTTATCGGCGACGCGGCCCAGGACCGCTATGAAAACGCCCTCTGGGCCGTTATCCGGGACGAAGGCGTGGACGGCGCGCTGGTGATTCTGACTCCCCAGAGCATGACCAACGCCATCGGGACGGCCGAGGCCATCGTCCGCATTGCCCAACGTTCGCATAAACCGATTTTGTGCTGCTTCATGGGGATCATCGACGTTTCCGCCGGCGTGAAATACCTTCAGGAACACGGGGTGCCGGTGTATCGTTTCCCGGAAAGCGCGGCCAAGACCTTCGGCGCCTTGTACCGCTATTCCCGGTGGCTCAACCGGCAGCAGCTGGCGCCGTTTCCCGTAAAACACGATAAAGAGAAGGCCAGGGCGATCATTGCCGAGGCCGTCGAAAAAGGCCAGACCTACATGGGCGAGATCGGCGGCACGGAACTGCTCAAGTGCTATGGCTTCAATGTGCTGCCCACGGTGCTGGCCGACAGCGCGGAGCAGGCCGGTACTGCGGCTGAGGAGATGGGCTATCCGGTGGTCATGAAGATCGTTTCGCCCCAGATCATTCACAAATCCGATGCCGGCGGCGTTATGGTCGGGCTGAACAGCCGCGAGGAGGCGGTCGAAGCCTTTACCACCATCGTCGACAATGCCAGAAAATACAGCCCGGATGCCGAGATCACCGGCGTGCTGGTGCAGAAACTGGCGCCCCAGGGCAAGGAAGTGATCCTGGGAATGAGCCGCTACCCCATTTTCGGGCCGTTGATCATGTTCGGCTTCGGCGGGGTTTTCGTGGAGGTTTTCAAGGATGTGGCCTTCCGCCTGGCGCCGCTGACGCGCAACGGGGCCCGCAACATGGTGCGCAGCATCAGGGCCAACAAACTGCTCAGCGGCTACCGCGGCGCCCCAAAGGCCGACATCGCCACCATCGAGCGCATGCTGGTGAATCTTTCCGATCTGGTCCTGGACCATCCGGAGATCAAGGAACTGGACATCAATCCGCTGCTTGTCCACCCTGAAGGCGAGGGGGTCACTGTTGCCGATTGCCGGTTGATCTTGGAAGAGAAATAG
- a CDS encoding GNAT family N-acetyltransferase yields MKRSIYWADTYVEKQRTAQEAISMIRPGKRVFIGSASGEPQALVKALSTAAINISGLEVVRLMSRETTSLSEIADKTRDHSLNIRTIYLGSADTEGIARYMRFITPINMSEVPSLFLSRKLPIHVALVQVSPPDDFGWMSLGVSVDVTLAAAQSADLVIAQVNPRMPRTMGQSFIHVNSVHVLVEQEEPILSVNLRQRSGPAEWIGKHIARFVDDGSTIQIGLDAASQATVKALADKNDLGFHSQYITDDVMHLYASGVITNRKKGLNEGKLVASCAIGSQNLYEFLHDNPAVDFRPSDYVNDPYIIGQHNRMISLNVAHTIDLTGQMAAEASEHTFFAGVSGIPDFVRGAKRSKGGKAILMLYATSRDGKRSNIVPFLNGPSVVVPRGDVHYVVTEYGAVNLFGKSLQERVLALIGIAHPDHREWLFDAAKEAKLIGSERRLGEATRGVYPIHLEETIERDGEQITIRPSKPVDERRIQEHYYSLDKKDVQLRFFHDKISFDRSDVETRSQIDYIKDLTLVAVVGEFGFGKVVGVGEYLLLVDSNIAEVAFSISKEYQGKGLGKLFIRKLARAARDNGISGLVAYTSPQNRAMIALFKTLPYKVKTSFDGESLMLKCRFDEMADTVK; encoded by the coding sequence ATGAAACGGTCGATCTACTGGGCCGACACCTATGTGGAGAAGCAGCGGACGGCACAGGAGGCCATTTCCATGATCCGCCCCGGCAAGCGGGTATTCATCGGCAGCGCCAGCGGGGAGCCCCAGGCGCTGGTAAAGGCGCTGAGTACGGCTGCCATCAATATCAGCGGGTTGGAGGTCGTCCGGCTCATGAGCCGGGAGACCACCTCCCTGTCCGAAATTGCCGATAAAACGCGGGACCACAGCCTCAATATCCGCACCATCTATCTGGGTTCGGCGGACACCGAGGGGATCGCCCGTTACATGCGTTTTATCACGCCCATCAACATGTCCGAGGTCCCCAGCCTGTTTCTCTCGCGCAAGTTGCCGATTCACGTGGCCCTGGTCCAGGTTTCGCCGCCGGACGATTTCGGCTGGATGAGCCTCGGGGTGTCCGTGGACGTCACCCTGGCCGCGGCCCAGAGCGCCGACCTGGTGATCGCCCAGGTAAATCCGAGAATGCCGCGTACCATGGGGCAGAGCTTTATCCACGTAAACAGCGTCCATGTGCTGGTGGAGCAGGAAGAGCCCATTCTTTCGGTCAACCTGCGCCAGCGGTCCGGACCGGCCGAGTGGATTGGAAAGCACATCGCCCGTTTCGTGGATGACGGCTCCACCATCCAGATCGGCCTGGACGCCGCTTCCCAGGCCACGGTCAAAGCTCTGGCGGACAAGAACGACCTGGGGTTTCACTCCCAGTACATTACCGACGATGTCATGCACCTGTATGCCTCCGGGGTGATCACCAACCGCAAGAAAGGGCTCAACGAAGGAAAGCTGGTGGCTTCCTGCGCCATCGGCAGCCAGAACCTCTACGAATTCCTGCATGACAACCCGGCGGTGGATTTCAGGCCTTCGGATTATGTCAACGATCCGTATATCATCGGCCAGCACAACCGCATGATATCCCTGAACGTGGCCCACACCATCGACCTGACCGGTCAGATGGCCGCCGAGGCGAGCGAGCACACCTTTTTCGCCGGGGTTTCCGGCATTCCCGACTTTGTCCGCGGGGCCAAACGCTCCAAGGGGGGCAAGGCCATTTTAATGCTCTACGCCACCTCCCGGGACGGCAAACGCAGCAACATCGTTCCTTTTCTCAACGGCCCTTCCGTGGTGGTGCCCCGCGGAGACGTCCACTACGTGGTCACCGAATACGGCGCCGTCAATCTTTTCGGCAAAAGCCTCCAGGAGCGGGTGCTGGCCCTGATCGGCATCGCCCATCCGGACCACCGCGAGTGGCTTTTCGACGCCGCCAAAGAGGCCAAACTGATCGGCAGCGAGCGGCGGTTGGGGGAGGCGACCCGGGGCGTCTACCCGATTCACCTGGAAGAAACCATCGAGCGCGACGGGGAGCAGATCACCATCCGGCCCTCCAAGCCCGTGGACGAACGTCGAATCCAGGAGCATTACTACAGCCTGGACAAAAAGGATGTTCAACTGCGCTTTTTCCACGACAAGATCAGCTTCGACCGCAGCGACGTGGAAACCCGTTCCCAGATCGACTACATCAAAGATCTCACCCTGGTGGCCGTGGTGGGCGAGTTCGGTTTCGGCAAGGTGGTGGGCGTCGGCGAATACCTGCTGCTTGTGGACAGCAATATCGCCGAAGTGGCGTTCTCCATCTCCAAGGAATACCAGGGCAAGGGGCTGGGCAAGCTGTTCATCCGCAAGCTGGCCCGGGCCGCCAGGGATAACGGCATTTCGGGGCTGGTGGCCTACACCTCGCCCCAGAACAGAGCCATGATCGCCCTGTTCAAGACCTTGCCCTACAAGGTGAAGACCAGTTTTGACGGCGAATCGCTGATGCTCAAATGCCGATTCGACGAAATGGCCGACACCGTTAAGTAG